The Thalassoroseus pseudoceratinae genome has a segment encoding these proteins:
- a CDS encoding acyltransferase domain-containing protein, protein MTTPSEWPSELFVLQGANRDDLRRNIAGLQDYLSQQPQTRLVDLAASLNRNPLSGAERLAIVADSVETLRDRLERADKKLADANCSKIRDRMGIYYATQPLGQTGQVAFLFPGEGAPYVGMLGDVLPHFPHVAQIIQQCDEMQAQSEHDNRPLSRFLFKPDDADVRKQLEEELGGLGNTMFSVLMVDWCLLELLKGMGVQPHAMAGHSAGELAALWVAGCLGSDPPLATVHQSMQELEQGEGTSAESESVLLAVGASREAMEELVQKTATELNIDPGNFFLAMDNCPHQTVVIGPPEPMKTFEAELGRKKMMFERLPFSRPYHTPLFEPFMGPLTRMFEGIPFQQPHTKLYSCTSALPFPPDPNEIRDLALSHWKSRVEFTRMVRQMHDDGVRVFVEVGPRGNLTSFVEDILRGRDFLALPADTSRRDGLTQLNHLAGQLVANHVPMRLESLYESRVAPMTSAAPQPTSQPQMPMPHGSAGNAATAYMGVMDQFLGLQNDVMQQYLHGRRSGQPVRRGRRGRGVSVPVQTPQSMPQPQPVPQTAAPTAQPEPTPAAPKAQSATPATVMPSTDHLPMIDEVVQFVPGQEITVRRLLDLDEDVFGAHHTVGGREVSYVYPERNGQPVTPMTFSLEMMAETATLMVPGQVVTAIQNVQLLKWLGFDEDEPPTIELTGKLISVSETEAELQMKIHDLGHNPQDGEQGALAAVGTVRMNNIYPEPPPVEDFPLSNERPCRIPLDVLYKNLFHGEYFQGVCSLDRFGEEGIQGQCRVLPRDGLFTSNPDPQFVLDPVFMDILMHPLAGWHLEQPDQSGRILLPFELKDMRFYGPRPAVGTEMTSQGRIVHESGRRFTHSVDAVAPTGRYWAQMHGLKYWRFYLPFGEFNFHGPKDDYFLSDNLQEAVAGANEGNSDQPNAWCVTLEPPRDLQQPGLMMASARVTLTADELTAFRKLDGPVAEKIQWLFGRMAAKDAVRLLWRSRTGARMVPADISIDLDEHGRPIATPLGQERPADYPNVSIAEAGGLIVAASSFDRPVGVDLEVIEPRDTEAVAIILNDNERKLLGQFEDHDEAVTRFLCAKEAFVNAVGRGLLDGPANVTIQSADPASGQIEVAIHSKLAGELPDLQDSTFSVPTLRKDKFIVATCILEGVPACT, encoded by the coding sequence ATGACAACTCCCTCCGAATGGCCCTCGGAACTGTTTGTGCTCCAAGGGGCGAACCGCGACGACTTACGACGTAACATTGCCGGATTGCAGGACTATCTGAGTCAGCAACCGCAAACTCGGTTGGTCGATTTGGCTGCGTCGTTGAACCGCAATCCTCTGTCTGGTGCCGAGCGTCTGGCGATTGTTGCCGACTCGGTCGAAACGTTGCGTGATCGTCTGGAACGGGCCGACAAAAAGTTGGCTGACGCGAATTGCAGCAAAATCCGCGACCGCATGGGCATTTATTACGCCACACAGCCCTTGGGGCAAACCGGGCAAGTCGCGTTTTTGTTCCCCGGTGAGGGGGCACCGTATGTAGGGATGCTCGGTGACGTGCTGCCGCACTTTCCGCATGTGGCACAGATCATTCAACAATGCGACGAAATGCAAGCTCAGTCCGAGCACGACAATCGTCCGCTGAGTCGATTCCTGTTCAAACCGGATGACGCCGACGTTCGCAAGCAACTTGAAGAAGAACTTGGCGGCCTCGGCAACACGATGTTCAGCGTGTTGATGGTCGACTGGTGTTTGCTTGAGTTGCTCAAAGGGATGGGCGTCCAACCACATGCGATGGCCGGACACAGTGCCGGTGAATTGGCGGCGCTCTGGGTCGCTGGATGCTTGGGGAGTGATCCGCCGTTGGCGACGGTGCATCAGTCGATGCAAGAACTCGAACAGGGCGAAGGCACGAGTGCGGAAAGTGAATCCGTGTTGCTCGCCGTCGGTGCATCTCGCGAGGCAATGGAAGAACTCGTGCAGAAGACGGCGACGGAATTGAACATCGATCCTGGCAACTTCTTCCTGGCGATGGACAATTGCCCGCACCAGACCGTCGTCATCGGACCTCCGGAACCGATGAAAACCTTCGAGGCGGAACTCGGTCGCAAAAAGATGATGTTTGAACGGTTGCCGTTTTCGCGGCCGTATCATACGCCGTTGTTTGAACCGTTCATGGGACCACTAACGCGAATGTTTGAAGGCATTCCGTTCCAGCAACCGCACACGAAACTGTATTCCTGCACCAGTGCCCTGCCCTTCCCGCCTGATCCTAACGAGATCCGGGACTTGGCATTGTCGCACTGGAAATCCCGAGTCGAATTCACCCGCATGGTTCGTCAAATGCACGACGACGGCGTGCGAGTGTTCGTGGAAGTCGGGCCGCGAGGCAATCTCACATCGTTTGTGGAAGACATCCTTCGTGGGCGAGATTTTCTCGCGCTTCCGGCGGATACGTCACGACGCGACGGACTCACGCAACTCAACCATCTAGCCGGGCAACTGGTGGCGAACCATGTGCCGATGCGGTTGGAATCTCTTTACGAATCACGAGTGGCCCCCATGACGTCCGCAGCACCGCAACCGACTTCGCAACCACAAATGCCAATGCCACACGGTTCCGCCGGGAATGCGGCAACGGCTTACATGGGCGTGATGGATCAGTTCCTGGGCTTGCAGAACGATGTCATGCAGCAGTACTTGCATGGACGTCGGTCGGGGCAACCGGTTCGACGGGGACGACGAGGTCGCGGCGTGAGCGTGCCGGTTCAAACACCGCAATCAATGCCACAACCGCAACCCGTACCACAAACGGCTGCACCAACGGCTCAACCAGAGCCAACACCAGCGGCACCAAAAGCTCAGTCAGCAACTCCGGCTACCGTGATGCCGTCGACCGATCATCTTCCGATGATCGACGAAGTTGTGCAGTTTGTGCCGGGGCAAGAGATCACGGTTCGACGACTGCTCGATTTGGATGAAGACGTCTTCGGTGCTCATCACACCGTTGGCGGTCGAGAGGTGAGTTACGTTTACCCCGAACGCAACGGGCAACCGGTCACGCCGATGACGTTCAGCCTGGAGATGATGGCGGAAACGGCCACATTGATGGTGCCCGGTCAGGTTGTGACAGCCATTCAAAACGTGCAATTGCTCAAGTGGCTTGGCTTCGACGAAGACGAACCACCGACCATCGAACTCACCGGGAAGTTGATTTCCGTTTCAGAAACCGAAGCGGAATTGCAGATGAAGATTCACGACCTCGGCCACAACCCGCAGGACGGCGAACAAGGCGCACTCGCAGCGGTCGGGACGGTGCGGATGAATAACATCTATCCCGAACCGCCGCCGGTCGAAGACTTCCCGCTCTCGAACGAACGCCCCTGCCGCATTCCGTTGGACGTGCTCTACAAAAACTTGTTCCACGGCGAATACTTCCAAGGCGTGTGCTCGCTGGACCGCTTCGGTGAAGAAGGAATCCAGGGGCAATGTCGAGTGTTGCCGCGGGATGGGCTGTTCACGTCGAATCCTGATCCGCAGTTCGTGCTGGACCCGGTCTTCATGGACATCCTGATGCACCCGCTCGCCGGTTGGCACTTGGAACAACCCGATCAATCGGGACGCATCTTGTTGCCGTTCGAACTGAAAGACATGCGGTTCTACGGACCGCGTCCGGCGGTGGGCACGGAGATGACTTCGCAAGGTCGCATCGTGCACGAATCCGGTCGCCGATTCACACACTCGGTCGATGCGGTCGCACCAACAGGGCGTTATTGGGCCCAAATGCACGGGCTCAAGTACTGGCGATTCTATTTGCCATTCGGGGAATTCAACTTCCATGGTCCGAAGGATGACTACTTCCTCAGCGACAACTTGCAGGAAGCGGTGGCCGGTGCCAACGAAGGGAACAGCGACCAACCGAATGCTTGGTGTGTGACGCTGGAACCGCCACGCGACCTACAACAACCCGGTTTGATGATGGCCAGTGCCCGTGTCACTCTGACAGCGGACGAATTGACGGCCTTCCGAAAATTGGATGGACCAGTTGCCGAGAAAATTCAATGGCTGTTCGGACGAATGGCTGCCAAAGACGCCGTTCGGTTGTTGTGGCGAAGCCGCACAGGGGCCCGGATGGTCCCGGCGGATATCAGCATTGATCTCGACGAGCATGGTCGACCGATTGCCACGCCACTTGGACAGGAACGCCCCGCAGATTATCCGAACGTTTCGATCGCCGAAGCCGGTGGGCTGATCGTGGCGGCGTCTTCGTTCGATCGTCCCGTGGGTGTGGATTTGGAAGTCATCGAACCGCGTGATACGGAAGCCGTGGCGATAATCCTGAACGACAATGAACGCAAGCTGCTCGGACAGTTCGAGGATCACGACGAGGCCGTTACTCGCTTCTTATGTGCGAAAGAAGCATTCGTGAATGCGGTCGGACGGGGCTTGCTGGATGGGCCTGCGAACGTCACGATTCAATCAGCAGACCCCGCGAGCGGGCAAATTGAAGTCGCAATCCACAGCAAACTGGCCGGTGAACTGCCGGACTTGCAAGATTCCACCTTCAGCGTGCCCACGCTGCGGAAAGACAAATTCATCGTGGCCACTTGCATTCTGGAGGGAGTTCCCGCATGCACGTAA
- a CDS encoding S49 family peptidase, producing the protein MMRKSLLLCAMLVWGVGCRIPPIPPVTTFSKVGLTGTTDVVVNMPPDADHGPMIEMPVTPFPQKCSGKIAVIDVDGLLVYEERTGLFSLGQNPVAVFREKLDYIANNPDGFCGVVLRINSPGGGVTATDIMARELIAFKARTGLPVVSCIMAHGAGGAYYLAQASDHIVAHPTSVVGGIGVILNLYNVEGQMAQFNIFAVPIKSGKNIDLGTPTMREGETKGQRRILATMANEFHERFITVVKQSRPVKEEDERSNFDGRVFTAAQAYERGLIDEVGYLDEAMNRAAEMGNCQNAGLVMIHRENDPVNSPYDISPNTPLQKTLLAVNVPGLDRSKLPTFLYLWQPEPSFASTDSP; encoded by the coding sequence ATGATGCGGAAAAGTCTCCTTCTATGTGCGATGCTGGTGTGGGGCGTCGGTTGTCGGATTCCACCGATTCCGCCCGTCACCACATTTTCCAAGGTCGGCCTCACGGGAACGACGGATGTTGTCGTGAACATGCCGCCGGACGCCGATCACGGGCCGATGATCGAAATGCCGGTTACGCCATTTCCGCAGAAGTGCAGCGGAAAAATTGCCGTGATTGATGTCGACGGTTTGCTCGTCTACGAAGAACGCACGGGTTTGTTCTCGCTCGGCCAGAACCCGGTCGCCGTGTTTCGAGAGAAACTCGACTACATTGCCAACAATCCTGACGGATTCTGTGGAGTCGTGTTGCGGATCAACAGCCCCGGTGGTGGCGTGACGGCAACCGATATCATGGCTCGCGAATTGATCGCCTTCAAAGCACGCACTGGTTTGCCGGTTGTGTCCTGCATCATGGCTCATGGTGCCGGCGGTGCTTATTACTTGGCACAGGCAAGTGACCACATCGTCGCGCATCCGACCAGCGTCGTCGGTGGGATCGGTGTGATCTTGAACCTGTACAATGTCGAAGGCCAAATGGCTCAATTCAACATCTTCGCCGTGCCGATCAAGTCGGGCAAGAATATCGACTTGGGGACTCCGACCATGCGAGAAGGCGAAACCAAAGGCCAGCGACGAATTCTTGCGACAATGGCGAACGAGTTTCACGAACGTTTCATTACGGTCGTCAAACAGTCGCGACCGGTCAAGGAAGAAGACGAGCGTAGTAACTTTGACGGTCGGGTCTTCACGGCGGCTCAAGCCTACGAGAGAGGTCTGATCGACGAGGTCGGCTATCTCGATGAAGCGATGAACCGTGCCGCTGAAATGGGCAATTGCCAAAATGCCGGGTTGGTGATGATTCACCGCGAAAACGATCCGGTGAATTCGCCGTACGACATCTCGCCCAACACACCGCTTCAGAAAACGTTGCTCGCGGTCAATGTGCCAGGATTGGACCGATCGAAGCTGCCGACATTCTTGTACCTTTGGCAGCCCGAACCGAGTTTCGCATCCACGGACTCGCCATAA
- a CDS encoding acyl carrier protein, protein MHVNSEEEVFQKIVHILRNFEGQEYSGPIERDTMFFADMGFASIDAVILGEQMEFTFNRRFPFNELLMELQAEGVEDMPIGRLAAFVYRDLSSS, encoded by the coding sequence ATGCACGTAAACAGCGAAGAAGAAGTGTTCCAGAAAATCGTCCACATTCTGCGGAATTTCGAAGGACAAGAGTATTCCGGCCCAATCGAACGCGACACGATGTTCTTCGCGGACATGGGGTTTGCTTCGATCGACGCGGTCATCCTCGGTGAGCAAATGGAGTTCACTTTCAACCGTCGGTTTCCGTTCAACGAGCTGTTGATGGAACTTCAAGCCGAAGGCGTGGAAGACATGCCGATCGGACGATTGGCCGCTTTTGTGTATCGAGATTTATCATCCAGTTAG
- a CDS encoding ABC transporter permease: MHFITFLIKNLMRRKSRSLLTVCGFAVAVGTTVALMGVSESFERAWEASMSGRGIDLIVAEKGAVDQLTMNLDLSIRDRIEAVDGVRAAEPTLVDLLDYIDDEDNMLKTIVQGWEPEGYLFGEIEAVEGRLLKKGDTRKVVLGDTASKNVRKNVGDELLIAGEPFEVVGVYHSYVVFENGAMTVPLHDLQEITAREGKVSAFSVLLDDDMKGKEDELDRISKTINNFENESGKSLGLDAKRTKEFVQNSLHIQIAHAMAWMTSAIAVVVGSIGVLNTMVMSVVERIREIAILRAIGWKKHRVIRMVMGEAILLSLIGATVGTLGALALVQWLTTLSVTGGFIQGDIAPHVIGKGFALALAVGVLGGAYPAWRAARLLPSEGLRHE; this comes from the coding sequence ATGCATTTCATCACGTTCCTAATCAAAAACTTGATGCGGCGGAAATCGCGATCCTTACTCACAGTATGTGGGTTCGCGGTCGCGGTCGGCACGACGGTCGCGTTGATGGGCGTTTCGGAGAGCTTCGAACGGGCCTGGGAGGCGTCGATGAGTGGTCGAGGCATTGACCTGATCGTCGCCGAGAAAGGGGCCGTCGATCAATTGACGATGAACCTCGATCTCTCGATCCGCGATCGAATCGAAGCGGTCGACGGGGTGCGTGCCGCCGAACCGACACTGGTCGACTTGCTCGACTACATCGACGACGAAGACAACATGCTCAAAACCATCGTGCAAGGTTGGGAGCCCGAAGGATATCTCTTCGGCGAAATCGAAGCCGTGGAAGGCCGCTTGCTCAAGAAAGGCGATACTCGCAAAGTCGTCCTTGGGGACACGGCCTCAAAGAACGTGCGTAAGAATGTGGGCGATGAACTCTTGATCGCTGGCGAACCGTTTGAAGTGGTTGGTGTTTATCACAGCTATGTCGTTTTCGAGAACGGTGCCATGACGGTGCCGCTCCATGACTTGCAGGAAATCACTGCTCGCGAGGGGAAGGTGTCCGCGTTCTCCGTCCTGCTGGATGACGATATGAAAGGCAAGGAAGACGAACTCGACCGCATTAGTAAAACGATCAACAACTTCGAAAACGAAAGTGGAAAATCGCTTGGCCTGGACGCCAAACGCACCAAGGAGTTCGTGCAAAACTCACTGCACATCCAGATTGCTCATGCGATGGCTTGGATGACCTCCGCAATCGCCGTTGTTGTTGGCTCGATTGGCGTTTTGAACACGATGGTCATGTCGGTGGTGGAACGAATTCGTGAGATTGCGATTCTCCGAGCGATCGGATGGAAAAAGCATCGTGTCATCCGCATGGTGATGGGCGAAGCCATCCTCCTGAGCTTGATCGGTGCAACCGTCGGGACCCTAGGAGCATTGGCTCTCGTGCAGTGGTTGACGACGCTTTCCGTGACTGGTGGGTTCATCCAGGGCGACATCGCACCGCATGTGATCGGCAAAGGATTTGCGTTGGCGTTGGCGGTGGGCGTGCTGGGCGGAGCGTATCCGGCATGGCGAGCCGCCCGGTTGTTACCCTCCGAAGGGCTGCGACACGAATAG
- a CDS encoding alpha/beta fold hydrolase has product MPRIDVDGVKLHYQQTGEGPDVVLIHAFTSNLAVWMMIGIMDELAKDFRVTSYDLRGHGLSEVTPNGYTSAEMARDFARLHDALELDSAFVVGHSYGGVIGTHAALEYPEKVSGIILADTYFPGLEHIEPNVADTVIWRELSNDLGKSGIDLGEQVDFGRLFEAVKNLTPEQTEAIRESLGPASVRWLAPLGKLAGTTAGTEMFEEAGLTAERIQSVSVPVVGLYDEQTTFGATCKYLEDHLADVRIDVVPGARHLAPLQSPVEFTRLVKTHLYRMAGLESTVETS; this is encoded by the coding sequence ATGCCACGCATCGATGTGGATGGCGTCAAACTGCACTACCAGCAAACCGGCGAAGGGCCGGATGTCGTTCTGATCCACGCCTTCACGAGCAACCTTGCCGTGTGGATGATGATCGGCATCATGGACGAATTAGCGAAAGACTTCCGCGTGACCAGCTACGATCTGCGTGGTCACGGACTGAGCGAAGTCACGCCGAACGGGTACACCTCGGCGGAGATGGCCCGCGATTTCGCACGTCTGCATGATGCCTTGGAACTCGATTCGGCATTCGTGGTCGGTCACAGTTATGGCGGCGTGATTGGAACGCATGCGGCGTTGGAGTATCCAGAGAAAGTCTCGGGAATCATCCTCGCCGACACCTACTTCCCTGGTCTCGAACACATCGAACCAAACGTTGCGGATACGGTGATTTGGCGGGAACTCAGCAACGATCTTGGAAAAAGTGGGATCGACCTCGGCGAGCAAGTCGATTTCGGGCGGTTGTTTGAGGCGGTGAAGAATCTTACTCCGGAACAAACCGAAGCGATTCGCGAGTCACTCGGCCCAGCGTCGGTACGTTGGTTGGCCCCACTCGGAAAACTCGCCGGTACAACAGCCGGAACCGAGATGTTCGAGGAAGCGGGTCTCACGGCGGAGCGAATCCAATCCGTGTCCGTTCCGGTCGTCGGACTTTACGACGAACAAACAACATTCGGGGCCACTTGCAAATACCTTGAAGATCATTTGGCCGACGTACGGATTGACGTCGTACCTGGTGCGCGGCACTTGGCTCCATTACAGAGTCCGGTCGAGTTCACGCGTCTCGTGAAGACGCATCTTTACCGGATGGCTGGGTTGGAATCCACGGTCGAAACTTCTTAA
- a CDS encoding ABC transporter permease produces the protein MIFEIWRTFRLGLKSLFLHKLRSALAMLGILIGVTAVIWLVALGEGVSYQAQQQIKELGATNIIIKSVKPTQFRSSGSGGMVVDYGLTRNDFDRIMEIPTVERAVPMRSIRRQARSQGRTADIEFLGVTPEYMAINRLQIDRGRFIEDRDSAIPPDNVAVIGSKVAEKLFPIGNPIGQTIYVDEDFYVVIGTTKNRQASASIGGSLEGRDYNLDVYIPLATLRARIGDQVMTSNVGSLEGELVQLSQITVTAKDFKSVEETAEIIEILLAKYHNKYKKTPDYSITVPKELLKQAEVVRMMFNILLVLIAGISLVVGGIGIMNIMLATVTERTREIGIRRALGARRKDIVIQFLAETVLLSAIGGMLGVGLGLLCGPAITGVKWMMQEYWPDVMTALPPNIANLEPIVANWSVIAAFLISVCVGVIFGVYPAVRAARMDPIEALRHE, from the coding sequence GTGATCTTTGAAATCTGGCGGACATTCCGTCTCGGACTGAAAAGTCTCTTCCTCCACAAGTTGCGGTCAGCCCTGGCGATGTTGGGGATCCTGATCGGCGTGACTGCAGTGATTTGGTTGGTCGCCCTCGGTGAGGGCGTGAGCTATCAAGCTCAGCAGCAGATCAAAGAACTGGGTGCGACCAACATCATCATCAAAAGCGTCAAACCGACTCAGTTTCGGAGTTCCGGCAGTGGCGGCATGGTGGTGGATTACGGACTGACCCGCAACGATTTCGATCGGATCATGGAAATCCCGACCGTCGAACGTGCGGTGCCCATGCGGTCGATTCGACGCCAAGCGCGATCACAAGGCCGCACCGCTGACATCGAGTTTCTCGGTGTCACGCCGGAATACATGGCCATCAACCGATTGCAAATTGACCGTGGCCGATTCATCGAAGACCGCGACTCAGCCATTCCTCCGGATAATGTCGCCGTCATCGGCAGCAAGGTTGCGGAGAAGCTGTTTCCGATCGGCAATCCCATCGGTCAGACGATCTACGTTGACGAAGACTTCTACGTCGTCATTGGAACCACGAAGAACCGCCAGGCTTCGGCATCGATCGGCGGAAGCCTGGAAGGGCGTGACTACAACCTGGATGTCTACATTCCACTGGCGACGTTGCGGGCACGGATCGGCGATCAGGTCATGACCAGCAATGTCGGTAGCCTGGAAGGGGAATTGGTTCAACTCAGTCAAATCACCGTGACCGCTAAGGATTTCAAATCGGTCGAGGAAACCGCCGAGATCATCGAAATCCTGTTGGCGAAGTACCACAACAAATACAAAAAAACGCCAGACTATTCGATCACCGTACCCAAGGAATTGCTCAAGCAAGCCGAAGTTGTGCGGATGATGTTCAACATCTTGCTGGTGTTGATCGCCGGTATTTCGCTGGTCGTGGGCGGTATTGGCATCATGAATATCATGCTCGCAACCGTGACCGAGCGAACGCGTGAAATTGGTATTCGACGCGCTCTGGGTGCACGGCGGAAAGACATCGTCATCCAATTCCTCGCCGAAACCGTGCTGCTCTCGGCAATCGGTGGGATGCTAGGTGTGGGTTTGGGACTCCTTTGTGGCCCAGCGATTACCGGCGTCAAATGGATGATGCAAGAGTATTGGCCCGATGTCATGACGGCTCTCCCGCCAAACATAGCCAACTTGGAACCGATTGTCGCCAACTGGTCCGTGATCGCCGCATTCCTAATTTCGGTCTGCGTGGGAGTGATTTTCGGTGTCTATCCCGCCGTTCGAGCGGCCCGCATGGACCCCATCGAAGCCCTGCGACACGAATAA
- a CDS encoding ABC transporter ATP-binding protein, which translates to MSNPESSQPTDETPMLIEAENLRKVYPDGKVNALNGVNLHIPVGQYVAIMGPSGSGKSTLLSCLGALDLPSEGRVVFQGESLAEIRDLDAFRSSQIGFVFQSFYLLPTLTAVENVQIPMFEGQLSASERAKKAVELLEAVGMDHRARHLPMQLSVGERQRIAIARALANDPALLLMDEPTGNLDSKTTAEILDLFDRLHADRGMTLISVTHSDDVGKRAERLIRFLDGQVVEDTMLR; encoded by the coding sequence ATGTCGAATCCTGAATCATCTCAACCAACGGACGAAACTCCGATGCTCATCGAAGCCGAAAATCTGCGAAAAGTTTATCCCGACGGCAAGGTGAACGCGCTCAACGGCGTGAACCTGCACATTCCCGTCGGGCAATACGTTGCGATTATGGGGCCGAGCGGTAGTGGTAAGTCCACACTGCTTTCATGCCTCGGGGCATTGGACTTGCCCAGCGAAGGCCGCGTTGTTTTCCAGGGGGAGTCTTTAGCGGAAATTCGCGATCTCGATGCTTTTCGGAGCAGTCAAATCGGATTCGTGTTCCAATCGTTCTATCTTCTCCCGACACTGACGGCTGTGGAAAACGTGCAGATTCCGATGTTCGAGGGCCAACTGTCCGCGAGCGAACGAGCCAAGAAAGCAGTCGAGCTGTTGGAAGCCGTGGGGATGGACCACCGTGCACGTCATCTGCCCATGCAACTTTCCGTGGGTGAACGCCAGCGAATCGCAATCGCACGAGCATTGGCGAACGATCCGGCACTCCTCCTGATGGACGAACCGACCGGTAATCTGGACAGCAAAACGACAGCAGAAATTCTCGATCTGTTTGATCGCCTGCACGCAGATCGTGGTATGACCTTGATTTCCGTCACGCACAGCGACGACGTCGGCAAACGTGCCGAACGTTTGATTCGCTTCCTCGACGGGCAGGTCGTCGAAGACACGATGCTCCGTTAA
- a CDS encoding ABC transporter ATP-binding protein, giving the protein MRLAALVDNLHKHYRLGGDVLVKALRGVSAEFPEGDYVALMGTSGSGKSTLLNLLGALDRPTSGRYVLAGYDVSELSDDHLSDIRNQLIGFIFQSYNLIAQYTVLENIQVPLQYRPGHPPLSSRDVNYCIDLATSLGLGDRLDHRPSQLSGGQQQRVAIARALINDPAIILADEPTGNLDSATGAEIMDIMRQLNDEGRTIIMVTHEPEIAQHARRQFYMKDGLIAGEGIFPG; this is encoded by the coding sequence ATGCGTTTAGCGGCACTTGTTGATAATCTTCACAAGCACTACCGGCTTGGTGGCGACGTTCTCGTCAAGGCGTTGCGTGGCGTTTCCGCGGAGTTCCCGGAAGGCGACTATGTCGCATTGATGGGCACGTCGGGTAGCGGAAAAAGTACGCTCTTGAACTTGCTGGGTGCACTCGACCGACCAACGTCCGGCCGCTACGTGCTCGCTGGCTACGACGTTTCGGAACTCAGCGACGACCATCTTTCCGACATCCGCAATCAATTGATCGGTTTCATTTTTCAATCGTACAACTTGATTGCGCAGTACACGGTTTTGGAGAACATCCAAGTTCCGTTGCAGTACCGTCCCGGTCATCCACCACTCAGTTCGCGAGACGTCAACTATTGCATCGACTTAGCCACTTCGTTGGGTTTGGGCGATCGACTGGATCACCGTCCGAGCCAACTTTCCGGGGGGCAACAACAACGAGTCGCGATTGCTCGTGCGTTGATCAACGACCCTGCAATCATTCTTGCCGACGAACCCACCGGGAACCTCGACAGTGCAACGGGAGCGGAAATCATGGACATCATGCGGCAACTCAATGACGAGGGACGCACGATTATCATGGTGACTCACGAACCGGAAATCGCCCAGCACGCGCGACGGCAGTTCTACATGAAAGACGGTCTCATCGCCGGAGAAGGCATCTTCCCCGGCTAA